TGCTTTTGCTAAACGTTGCGCTTCAGGAATTAAATCTGCTTCGTATAATGATTTACCTACATTGTGACCTTCTGCCGCAATGAACGTATTTGCGATACCACCGCCCACGATTAATTGGTCAGCGATTTTTGAAAGACTATCTAATACCGTTAATTTAGTTGACACTTTTGAACCACCAACGATCGCCAACATTGGGCGTTGCGGCTCTTTTAATGCTTTACCTAGCGCCTCTAATTCCGCCGCTAATAAAGGACCTGCGCAAGCCACTGGTGCAAATTGCGCCACGCCATAAGTGGAACCTTCCGCGCGGTGTGCTGTACCGAATGCATCCATCACGAAAATATCGCAAAGTGCGGCGTATTTTTTCGCTAATTCTTCAGCATTTTTCTTCTCACCTTTGTTTACGCGAACATTTTCTAATACCACAACTTCGCCATCAGCCACTTCAACGCCATTTAAATAATCTTGCACTAAACGCGCTTTAAAGCCGGCATTGTTCAAGTAATCAACAACAGGTTGCAAAGAATCTTCCGGTTTAAATTCACCCTCTGTCGGACGACCTAAATGCGAAGTCACCATCACTTTCGCGCCTTTTTCCAACGCTAATTTTAGCGTCGGGATTGTTGCACGAATACGCGCATCAGACGTTACTTTGCCATCTTTTACCGGCACGTTTAAATCCGCACGAATGAAAAGACGTTTACCTGCTAAATCTAGGTCGGTCATTTTAATTACTGACATAATTTACCCTCTTTGGTTGATTAAGATTAAAATTTTACAAAAACTGTTAGGCATTATACCCAGTTATGACTAGCTTGTAACTGGTCTAGATCAAATTATCGCCATTATTTTTTTTATTAAATAAATTATTTCACCAAAAGCGCAATTCGTTTGTTCCTTAAAACTTCAGAAAAAATGACCGCACTTTGTAAAGTCACCCGCGCTTTAGCACAATCATTATATAAAACCTCATCAATATACCCATATGGAATATTAAATGCAATTTTCTTATTTCAACCGTCAAAAATTTAATGGTTAAATGCAAACCATGTCGCTGATACAAACAATTATTATCTTAGAACAAATACAACAGCAAACCTAACATTATCCGATAGATTTCACCTGTAAGAGGGATAAAATGGCATATTTTTTACTTGGAAAACAATACAATACATCTCGTTTGCGATTAAAAAAATGGCTTTTTTCTGTCACCATCGCCTCCGCACTTTTTGCCGGTGTGAACGCTTATGCGGTTGACTTATTAAACGTATCTTACGATCCAACTCGGGAATTATATAAAGATTATAACCAACTTTTCGCCAAACATTGGCAAGCAACCAAAGGCGAAAGCATTAAAATCAATACTTCCCATGGCGGTTCAGGCAAACAAGCACGCTCTGTGATTGATGGATTACAAGCAGACATAGTCACTTTAGCACTTGCCGGCGACATTAATAAACTTGCCCAAAAAAATTTGCTCGCATCGGATTGGCAAAGCAAATTAAGTCATAACAGCACACCTTATACCTCCACGATCGTTTTTTTGGTGCGCAAAGGGAATCCTAAAAACATCACTGATTGGGATGATTTAGTCAAAGACGACATAGAAGTCATTACACCCAATCCCAAAACCTCCGGCGGGGCGCGCTGGAATTTCTTAGCCGCCTGGGCATACGCCAAAACCACCTATGGCAGTGATGAAAAAGCATTAGAATTTGTATCCGCTCTCTATAAAAACGCCCCAATTCTGGATACTGGCGCGCGCGCTGCCGCGACCAGTTTTATCCAGCGTGGTTTGGGTGATGTACTATTGGCGTGGGAAAATGAAGCTTATTTAGCGCTTGCCGAGCAAGGCGGCAGCGAATTTGAAATTGTCACGCCATCCATCTCCATCCTCGCCGAACCGCCGGTGGCAATTGTGGATAAAATCGTCGACAAAAAAGGCACACGTCAACAAGCTAGCGCCTATTTACAGTATTTATACAGCGACGAAGCACAACATTTGATTGCCAAACATTTTTATCGTCCAACTAATGTGCAAATTTTAGCGCAATATCAGCAACAATTCCCGCCGCTCAAATTGATCACTATTGATCAAATGTTTGGAGGTTGGGGACAGGCACAAAAAACCTACTTTGACGATAATGGGGTTTTTGACCAAATTTTTCTAAAACTTAATCAATAAGTTAGGACGACAATCGTTAAGGAAACGCTAATGAAAACCACTTTTCATGTTATTCCCGGCTTTAATATTGCACTAGGTTATACCATCACTTTTTTAAGTTTAGTGGTGTTAATCCCATTGTGTGCATTATTTGTCTTTTCAAGCCAAATCTCTGCTGCCGAATTATGGTCATTAATCAGCGGCAAACAACTTCAATTATCCCTTTGGTTATCACTACGAACCGCCTTTACCGCTGCGCTAATAAATGCGTTTCTCGGGTTAATTTTGGCGTGGACATTGGTACGTTACCGTTTTTTCGGGCGTAAATTAATTGATACCTTTATTGATATGCCCTTTGCTTTGCCAACCGCCGTCGCAGGCATCGCATTAACGGCTATTTATGCGAAAAATGGTGTTATCGGTCAATTCTTTTCCTTTAAAATTGCCTATACGCCTTTCGGTATTACGCTTGCCTTATTGTTTGTTACCTTGCCTTTTGTGGTCAGAACCTTACAACCGGTCTTGCAAGATTTACCTAAAGATGTAGAAGAAGCCGCAGAAATCTTAGGTGCCAGCCGCTGGCAATGTTTTTTACGTATTATTCTTCCAGCGATTTTACCCGCTTGGCTCACAGGCTTTACCTTAGCCTTTGCACGCGCTATCGGCGAATACGGTTCAGTAGTTTTTATTGCCGGTAATATTCCCTTTAGAACCGAAATTCTACCGTTGCTCATTGTATCCAAACTTGACCAATACAATTATGTTGCCGCTGCCACTATCGGCGTAATCATGTTGATCATTTCCTTTACCCTATTATTTGCACTTAACATGATCCAACGCCGTTTAGCCAACTTTGCTTCATAAGGAAGAATTATGTCGTTACCAACATCCAAATATCGCCTCCCCCATTACATCTTGATCGCCTTGTCGATCATCATCTTTTTGCTCGTATTAGTATTACCGTTATTCACCGTTGTCTTTCAAGGATTAAGCGCGGGCTTACCGGTCTTTTGGCAAAATATTATTGACGAAGATACATTATCTGCCTTGAAATTAACCTTACTTGCCGCCGCCATTGCTGTTCCCATCAATATCGTTTTTGGTATTTTTGCCGCTTGGTCGGTAACGAAATATCAATTTAAAGGCAAACAATTGCTAATTACCTTAATTGATTTACCATTTTCCATCTCACCAATTGTGGCCGGATTGATTTATGTTTTATTATTCGGCGCGCAAAGTTGGCTATATCCTTATTTAGATCAATGGGATATCCAAATTGTTTATGCCATTCCCGGCATTATTTTAGCCACCATCTTCGTCTCCGTTCCCTTTGTTGCGCGCGAGTTAATTCCGATTATGGAAGCGCAAGGCACCGTGGAAGAGGAAGCGGCAACCGTCTTGGGGGCGAACGGTTGGCAAATTTTCCGTTACATCACATTACCCAACATCAAATGGGCATTGCTACATGGCGTCGTGCTTTGTACCGCTAGATCACTTGGCGAATTTGGCGCGGTTTCCGTGTTATCCGGACATATTCGTGGTTACACCACCACACTTCCGCTCCACATTGAAATTCTCTACAACGAATATAACGTGGTCGCCGCCTTTAGCGTTGCAATTTTACTATTATTACTTTCCTTAGTTCTATTACTTGCCCGCCAATGGACAGAAAGCAAACTCAGCAGAAAACCAGTATAAGAGGAACAGCATGAGCATTCGTATTCAACATATTCAAAAAACCTTTGAAAATTTGACCGCAC
This portion of the [Pasteurella] aerogenes genome encodes:
- the pgk gene encoding phosphoglycerate kinase, whose translation is MSVIKMTDLDLAGKRLFIRADLNVPVKDGKVTSDARIRATIPTLKLALEKGAKVMVTSHLGRPTEGEFKPEDSLQPVVDYLNNAGFKARLVQDYLNGVEVADGEVVVLENVRVNKGEKKNAEELAKKYAALCDIFVMDAFGTAHRAEGSTYGVAQFAPVACAGPLLAAELEALGKALKEPQRPMLAIVGGSKVSTKLTVLDSLSKIADQLIVGGGIANTFIAAEGHNVGKSLYEADLIPEAQRLAKATNIPVPVDVRVGTEFSDSAPATEKSVSDVQADESIFDIGDKSAEELAKIIKSAKTILWNGPVGVFEFPNFRKGTEVISNAIAEATANGAFSIAGGGDTLAAIDLFGIADKISYISTGGGAFLEFVEGKVLPAVEILEKRANG
- the sbp gene encoding Sulfate starvation-induced protein 2; the encoded protein is MAYFLLGKQYNTSRLRLKKWLFSVTIASALFAGVNAYAVDLLNVSYDPTRELYKDYNQLFAKHWQATKGESIKINTSHGGSGKQARSVIDGLQADIVTLALAGDINKLAQKNLLASDWQSKLSHNSTPYTSTIVFLVRKGNPKNITDWDDLVKDDIEVITPNPKTSGGARWNFLAAWAYAKTTYGSDEKALEFVSALYKNAPILDTGARAAATSFIQRGLGDVLLAWENEAYLALAEQGGSEFEIVTPSISILAEPPVAIVDKIVDKKGTRQQASAYLQYLYSDEAQHLIAKHFYRPTNVQILAQYQQQFPPLKLITIDQMFGGWGQAQKTYFDDNGVFDQIFLKLNQ
- the modB_2 gene encoding molybdate ABC transporter permease protein ModB, with translation MKTTFHVIPGFNIALGYTITFLSLVVLIPLCALFVFSSQISAAELWSLISGKQLQLSLWLSLRTAFTAALINAFLGLILAWTLVRYRFFGRKLIDTFIDMPFALPTAVAGIALTAIYAKNGVIGQFFSFKIAYTPFGITLALLFVTLPFVVRTLQPVLQDLPKDVEEAAEILGASRWQCFLRIILPAILPAWLTGFTLAFARAIGEYGSVVFIAGNIPFRTEILPLLIVSKLDQYNYVAAATIGVIMLIISFTLLFALNMIQRRLANFAS
- the modB_3 gene encoding molybdate ABC transporter permease protein ModB is translated as MSLPTSKYRLPHYILIALSIIIFLLVLVLPLFTVVFQGLSAGLPVFWQNIIDEDTLSALKLTLLAAAIAVPINIVFGIFAAWSVTKYQFKGKQLLITLIDLPFSISPIVAGLIYVLLFGAQSWLYPYLDQWDIQIVYAIPGIILATIFVSVPFVARELIPIMEAQGTVEEEAATVLGANGWQIFRYITLPNIKWALLHGVVLCTARSLGEFGAVSVLSGHIRGYTTTLPLHIEILYNEYNVVAAFSVAILLLLLSLVLLLARQWTESKLSRKPV